One Solanum pennellii chromosome 10, SPENNV200 genomic region harbors:
- the LOC107001969 gene encoding uncharacterized protein LOC107001969, with translation MFKELKVLKSDIFIKEFSSQLLNSVFINGLPTQLLIKENFHRRFLSSVFFIKGFPSQLLVKEVMAPSKKWMELVDKCLDEIYLVGVQKFLDYAFQKAGKEYEIRCPCVKCYNTTLATRKIMETHLIVYGIICNYTFWYHHGERLGEPLSELESESEDTLEDEDNN, from the exons atgttcaaggagctaaaagttttaaaatctGATATCTTCATCAAAGAATTTTCATCGCAGCTTCTGAACTCTGTCTTCATCAACGGACTTCCAACGCAACTGCTCATCAAAGAG aATTTTCATCGCAGGTTTCTCAGTTCTGTCTTCTTCATCAAAGGATTTCCATCGCAGCTGCTCGTCAAAGAG GTTATGGCACCTAGCAAGAAGTGGATGGAACTTGTTGATAAATGTCTCGACGAAATCTACTTAGTTGGAGTGCAAAAGTTTTTGGATTATGCTTTTCAAAAAGCAGgaaaagaatatgaaatacGATGTCCATGTGTCAAATGTTACAATACAACTTTAGCAACTCGTAAAATAATGGAGACACATTTGATAGTATATGGAATAATTTGCAATTATACTTTTTGGTATCACCATGGAGAACGTTTGGGTGAGCCATTGTCAGAATTAGAATCTGAATCTGAAGATACCTTAGAAGATGAAGATAATAATTAA